The following proteins come from a genomic window of Danaus plexippus chromosome 3 unlocalized genomic scaffold, MEX_DaPlex mxdp_34, whole genome shotgun sequence:
- the LOC116766261 gene encoding glycine--tRNA ligase, translated as MKIILNLVYKGSLFSKNFTPILTQIKFSHNNPHWGSNKLHRKIKIPSPLYDIIMADPKIEEILAPLRSSVKEQGDLVRKLKQEKAPEIDIKKAVAELKARKKILEDKELSLTPAEELFDRAKMEDLIKRRFFYDQSFAIYGGITGQFDFGPMGCALKSNMIQLWRKFFILQEQMLEVDCSILTPEPVLKASGHVERFADLMTKDVKTGECFRLDHLIKAHLEKIKSEKNAKSELKAEIEDILIKLDGMNADEMSALMKRFDMKSPVSGNELTPPIEFNLMFNTQIGPSGLVKGFLRPETAQGIFVNFKRLLEFNQGRLPFAAAQIGNSFRNEISPRSGLLRVREFTMCEIEHFCDSKDHPKFESVKDIQMLLYSADSQEQGKAAQIMTIGDAVSQGIVNNESLGYFMARINLYMLAIGIDPKKLRFRQHMGNEMAHYACDCWDAECLTSYGWVECVGCADRSAYDLTQHSKATGIRLAAEKKLPAPKQVEVVEAVANKAAIGKEFKKDAKVINEALASLDTAALEELQSLMETDGEYTLATSAGEFKLNPNLVSVRKSQKTIHVEEIIPSVIEPSFGIGRILYSVLEHNFKMREGDEQRTYFSLPASVAPMKCAVLPLSGNSEFTQFVRELSQDLTSVDVSHKVDDSSGSIGRRYARTDELGVPYAITVDFDTMKEPHTVTLRERDSMGQVRLPLANVSHIVRDLANNKISWSDVEEKYPKFEQQENAKGAAA; from the coding sequence atgaaaatcatcttaaatttagtttataaaggTAGTCTctttagtaaaaattttacaccTATATTAACACAGATCAAATTTTCGCACAATAATCCGCATTGGGGTAGCAATAAACTTCatcgaaaaattaaaattccttcTCCTCTATACGATATTATAATGGCTGATCCAAAAATAGAAGAAATTCTGGCTCCACTGCGCTCTAGCGTGAAAGAACAAGGTGATCtggtaagaaaattaaaacaggAGAAAGCACCGGAAATTGACATTAAGAAAGCCGTCGCTGAGTTAAAGGctagaaagaaaattttagaaGACAAAGAATTAAGTTTAACACCCGCTGAAGAACTGTTTGATCGCGCGAAAATGGAAGATCTTATTAAGCgtcgatttttttatgaccAGTCATTTGCTATTTATGGTGGGATCACCGGTCAATTTGATTTCGGTCCAATGGGCTGTGCTCTTAAAAGTAACATGATACAATTATGGAGGAAGttctttattttacaagaaCAAATGTTAGAAGTAGACTGTTCTATCTTAACACCTGAGCCTGTATTAAAAGCATCAGGGCATGTAGAAAGGTTTGCTGACCTTATGACTAAAGATGTCAAAACTGGTGAATGTTTCCGATTGGATCACCTCATTAAAGCCCACTTGGAAAAAATAAAGAGTGAAAAGAATGCAAAATCAGAGTTAAAGGCAGAAATAGAGGATATTCTCATTAAGCTTGATGGGATGAATGCCGATGAAATGTCAGCCTTGATGAAGAGGTTTGATATGAAGTCACCTGTTAGTGGCAATGAATTGACTCCACCTATCGAATTCAATCTTATGTTTAACACTCAAATAGGACCTTCTGGCTTAGTAAAGGGCTTCCTGAGACCTGAAACAGCACAAGGCATTTTTGTAAACTTTAAACGTCTTTTAGAATTTAACCAAGGCAGATTACCATTTGCTGCTGCACAGATTGGCAACTCCTTTAGGAATGAAATATCACCGAGGTCTGGTCTTCTAAGAGTAAGAGAATTCACCATGTGTGAAATAGAACATTTCTGTGATTCAAAAGATCACCCTAAGTTTGAATCTGTTAAAGACatacaaatgttattatacTCAGCAGATAGCCAAGAACAAGGCAAGGCTGCTCAAATCATGACCATTGGAGATGCAGTGTCTCAAGGCATTGTAAATAACGAGAGCTTGGGATACTTCATGgcaagaattaatttatacatgttAGCCATTGGCATTGATCCAAAGAAACTAAGGTTTAGACAGCACATGGGCAATGAAATGGCACATTATGCTTGTGACTGTTGGGACGCAGAATGTTTGACCAGTTACGGCTGGGTGGAATGTGTAGGCTGTGCAGATAGATCAGCTTACGACTTAACTCAACACTCTAAAGCTACCGGTATAAGATTAGCTGCTGAGAAAAAACTACCAGCTCCCAAGCAAGTTGAAGTTGTGGAGGCTGTTGCTAATAAAGCTGCAATaggaaaagaatttaaaaaagatgcaaaagtaataaatgaagCCTTAGCCTCTTTGGATACTGCAGCCCTTGAAGAATTACAGAGTTTAATGGAAACTGATGGAGAGTACACTCTTGCTACTTCAGCTGGTGAGTTTAAACTCAACCCGAACCTGGTGAGTGTAAGGAAGAGTCAAAAGACTATTCATGTTGAAGAAATTATTCCAAGTGTGATAGAACCATCCTTTGGTATTGGAAGAATTCTGTACAGCGTCCTTGAACATAACTTCAAGATGAGGGAAGGAGATGAGCAAAGAACATACTTCTCGCTGCCAGCTTCAGTGGCTCCAATGAAGTGTGCCGTTCTACCACTAAGTGGTAATTCTGAATTCACCCAATTTGTTAGAGAATTATCTCAGGATCTTACATCGGTAGATGTGTCTCATAAAGTTGATGACTCATCTGGTTCCATTGGTAGGAGATACGCTAGAACTGACGAGTTAGGTGTACCCTATGCGATTACTGTCGACTTTGACACTATGAAGGAACCTCACACCGTTACATTGAGAGAAAGAGATAGCATGGGACAAGTCCGCCTACCACTAGCCA